In Apium graveolens cultivar Ventura chromosome 10, ASM990537v1, whole genome shotgun sequence, the following are encoded in one genomic region:
- the LOC141693679 gene encoding uncharacterized protein LOC141693679: MTERRVPAEELVEAIIVRWNSREKKVKYDRIKVHIRTLDDLVNVNTLFTLAVFVGLSQASPGVHSLENRDECNAGPRVAKMLVLYEVVAFACFLLSSLVAKVLKLFLNLDGNRFKFVREGFVLKDFLLILTASASVSGIILLLLSVVNVVQVRIGLYSCGSAEARKAIWALCTIVAIALVIYVVSISVAIYASITGDGLYHDPNRSNRDTSRGGTNTAYPHADQELSVVGKLDVKV, from the coding sequence ATGACGGAAAGGAGAGTTCCAGCAGAAGAGCTAGTGGAAGCGATCATAGTAAGGTGGAACAGTCGAGAAAAAAAAGTGAAATATGATAGAATAAAGGTTCATATTAGAACACTTGATGATCTTGTGAATGTCAATACACTATTCACCTTAGCCGTGTTCGTTGGCTTATCTCAGGCTTCACCAGGCGTCCACAGCCTGGAGAATCGTGACGAGTGTAACGCTGGTCCACGAGTAGCAAAAATGCTTGTCCTGTATGAAGTTGTGGCCTTTGCTTGTTTCCTATTATCAAGCCTTGTTGCTAAAGTTCTTAAGCTTTTTCTGAACTTGGACGGCAACAGATTTAAATTTGTACGTGAAGGATTTGTTTTGAAGGACTTTCTGTTGATCTTAACAGCGAGTGCATCAGTCTCTGGAATTATTTTGCTTTTGCTTTCGGTTGTTAATGTGGTTCAAGTAAGAATAGGTTTGTACTCTTGTGGAAGTGCTGAAGCAAGGAAAGCCATTTGGGCGCTTTGCACAATTGTTGCCATTGCTTTGGTTATCTATGTTGTGTCCATCAGTGTAGCTATATATGCCTCTATTACGGGTGATGGACTCTACCATGATCCAAATCGAAGCAATCGTGACACGTCAAGAGGAGGTACCAACACTGCTTATCCACATGCTGACCAAGAACTTAGTGTTGTTGGAAAGCTGGATGTGAAAGTTTAA
- the LOC141693415 gene encoding uncharacterized protein LOC141693415: MSERVNPSDAGGDQATKKPNDQPKFDRKDAHIKTLDDLVNVNSLFTLAVFVGLTQAAPGARSLENRVECNAGPGVAKMLILYEVVAFACFLLSSLVAKVLKLILSMDGIRIKLVHEGFDVKDFLLILTASASVSGIVLLTLSVVNLVQIRIGVYSCGSAEARRAIWALCTIVGIALIIYVVSIIVAIYASIAGDKSEKADEQV, encoded by the coding sequence ATGTCTGAAAGGGTTAATCCAAGCGATGCAGGAGGGGATCAAGCAACCAAAAAGCCGAATGATCAACCAAAATTTGATAGGAAAGATGCTCACATCAAAACGCTAGATGATCTGGTCAATGTGAATTCACTGTTCACCTTAGCTGTGTTCGTAGGCCTAACACAGGCTGCACCAGGCGCTCGCAGCCTTGAAAACCGTGTCGAGTGTAATGCTGGACCGGGAGTAGCTAAAATGCTCATCCTCTACGAAGTCGTGGCCTTTGCTTGTTTTCTTTTATCAAGCCTTGTTGCGAAGGTACTTAAGCTAATTCTAAGCATGGACGGTATACGAATTAAGTTGGTTCATGAAGGATTTGACGTGAAGGATTTTCTGTTGATCTTAACAGCAAGCGCATCTGTTTCTGGGATTGTTTTGCTTACGCTTTCGGTAGTTAATTTAGTTCAGATTCGAATAGGTGTGTACTCCTGTGGAAGTGCGGAAGCAAGGAGAGCCATTTGGGCTCTTTGTACAATTGTTGGCATTGCTTTGATCATTTATGTTGTGTCAATCATTGTAGCTATTTATGCTTCTATTGCCGGTGACAAGTCAGAAAAGGCTGATGAGCAGGTCTAG